A window from Caulobacter sp. X encodes these proteins:
- a CDS encoding efflux RND transporter periplasmic adaptor subunit, with translation MDRRNLRLAIVLMLGASTLAACGRAEVAASPSPTEVAVATAQVATVTPMDDLPGRVVAFRTAEIRPQVSGVVTRRFFEQGSEVRAGQPLFQIDPAPYQAEAAGAQAALQRAIAVADRARAQVSRLAPLVEADAISRQSYDDAVSARAQAEADLAEARATLRRRGVELSFATVRAPISGRIGEAQVTEGALVAAGGAGPMATVQQIDQVYVDVRQPSARLEALRAMARGGAGREVEILSASGAPYPRKGKILFSGVTVDPATGDAIARVQIDNPDRALLPGMFVRARLPRGPIDGAVLAPQQAVLRDSGGKPIVSLVNAKGLVETRAVEVGDVVGGRYVVTRGLKAGERVIVEGQDRVAAGAQVKTVPFQMGAR, from the coding sequence ATGGACCGCCGTAACCTTCGCCTCGCCATCGTCCTCATGCTGGGCGCGTCGACGCTGGCCGCCTGCGGCCGGGCTGAGGTCGCCGCGTCGCCCTCCCCCACCGAAGTCGCCGTGGCGACCGCGCAAGTCGCGACCGTCACCCCGATGGATGATCTTCCAGGCCGGGTGGTCGCCTTCCGCACCGCCGAAATCCGCCCGCAGGTGTCCGGCGTCGTGACGCGACGGTTCTTCGAGCAGGGAAGCGAGGTCCGAGCGGGCCAGCCGTTGTTCCAGATCGATCCCGCCCCCTATCAGGCGGAAGCCGCCGGCGCCCAGGCCGCGCTCCAGCGCGCGATCGCGGTCGCCGACCGCGCCAGGGCCCAGGTCTCGCGTCTCGCGCCTCTGGTCGAGGCCGACGCCATCAGCCGCCAGAGCTATGACGACGCCGTGTCGGCCAGGGCCCAGGCTGAGGCTGACCTCGCCGAGGCGCGCGCGACCCTGCGTCGGCGCGGCGTCGAGCTCAGCTTCGCGACCGTGAGGGCGCCGATCAGCGGGCGGATCGGGGAGGCTCAGGTCACGGAAGGCGCCCTGGTCGCCGCCGGCGGCGCGGGTCCGATGGCCACCGTTCAGCAGATCGACCAGGTCTATGTCGACGTCCGTCAGCCTTCGGCGCGTCTCGAAGCGCTGCGCGCGATGGCGAGGGGCGGCGCGGGCCGTGAAGTGGAGATCCTGTCGGCGTCCGGCGCGCCCTATCCGCGCAAGGGCAAAATCCTGTTCTCTGGCGTCACGGTGGATCCCGCCACCGGCGACGCGATCGCGCGCGTCCAGATCGACAATCCCGATCGCGCGCTCCTGCCGGGCATGTTCGTCCGCGCCCGCCTACCGCGCGGGCCGATCGACGGCGCGGTCCTGGCGCCTCAGCAGGCGGTGCTTCGCGATAGCGGCGGCAAGCCGATCGTCAGCCTGGTGAACGCCAAGGGCTTGGTCGAGACCCGCGCCGTCGAGGTCGGTGACGTCGTGGGCGGCCGCTATGTGGTGACCCGAGGTCTAAAGGCCGGCGAACGCGTCATCGTCGAGGGGCAGGACCGCGTCGCGGCTGGCGCTCAGGTCAAGACCGTTCCGTTCCAGATGGGGGCGCGCTAG
- a CDS encoding TonB-dependent siderophore receptor: MSAGAAALMSMLVAGPALAQSTPKPPSSAGDDATVSEIVVTGTRIQTTGFTAPTPTSVIGEAQIQNNAQANIFATIVQLPSLQGSSGSTTNTFSTSSGQQGLSSFSLRGLGTIRTLTLLDGQRVVGAYYTGVTDVSLFPQLLVKRVDVVNGGASASYGSDAVGGVVNFITDTRFEGLKGNIQAGVTTYGDNEQGLIQLAGGRSFLNDRLHVVASGEYAKEQGVGPGDFGLDLAGDRDWFIQTTMINRNVTNDGSPQYVMRAYAQPYNYTKYGLITNGPLQGIAFDQNGNPFQFQYGSNGAPAKNAAGTVNGCYPGFCVGGDLSGNVDTGRTLQSAIERRIAYGRVGYDFAENNEIYAAINLGQVKTHNQPVNGENRPGLTLQCSNPFVPASVQSACAAAGVTSFQFGTSNAVLPNTIVHTDRRQERLVVGAKGRFDFLGSPWAYDAYYEHGVNRTKVDVDHIILNPRFNQAIQATVVNGAIVCADPVARAAGCQPLNIIGGKPPSAAALAYVQPENGPFQRLRMTQDVASANFSGTPLNLWAGPLSVAFGAEYRREYYTVRADAYGAGVAEKSPNTGAYPADPVLSTLGNNWYAGNYKNGGGKYDVKEAFLELDLPLFDNDKAGRANINGAARVTDYSTSGTIWTWKVGGSWATPIDGLRLRGVTSRDVRAPNLSELFAAPVTTTLPNFLDPTRNVTVVAIQSVVGNPNLTPEIARNTELGVVLSNPSWLPGFSASFDYYKIKMRDVVSSLGAAQIVDYCYRNILPQTCGTYNLNNQNGPNYINVQSFNLASIKTSGFDIEASYRWQRPLGLDGSLTFRALATHIREYLTDTGLPGTIPTDSAGVNTGATPHWKWLAIQSYENERFTLTLQERWFSNGNYGNQYVVCAPGSCPVSTANAPTIDQNFMPGAFYVDVGGSYNIREGVVGYVKVDNLFDRDPAKSPSYANPALYDIIGRTYRAGVRFKF; this comes from the coding sequence ATGTCGGCCGGCGCCGCGGCGCTGATGTCGATGCTGGTCGCCGGGCCGGCCCTAGCGCAATCGACGCCGAAGCCCCCCTCCTCCGCCGGCGACGACGCCACCGTCAGCGAGATCGTCGTGACGGGCACCCGGATCCAGACCACGGGCTTCACCGCGCCGACTCCGACCAGTGTGATCGGCGAGGCCCAGATCCAGAACAACGCCCAGGCGAACATCTTCGCCACCATCGTACAGCTGCCTTCGCTGCAGGGCTCCAGCGGCTCGACCACCAACACCTTCAGCACCTCGAGCGGCCAGCAGGGCCTGTCCTCATTCTCGCTGAGAGGCCTGGGCACGATCCGAACCCTGACGCTGCTGGACGGCCAGCGGGTGGTCGGCGCCTACTACACCGGCGTCACCGACGTCAGTCTGTTCCCGCAACTGCTGGTCAAGCGCGTCGACGTCGTGAATGGCGGCGCCTCGGCCTCGTACGGTTCGGACGCCGTCGGCGGGGTGGTCAACTTCATTACCGACACGCGCTTCGAGGGTCTGAAGGGCAACATCCAAGCGGGCGTCACCACCTATGGCGACAACGAACAAGGCCTGATCCAGCTGGCCGGCGGCCGCAGCTTCCTGAACGATCGGCTGCACGTCGTGGCCAGCGGCGAATACGCCAAGGAGCAGGGCGTCGGCCCCGGCGATTTCGGCCTCGACCTGGCGGGCGATCGCGACTGGTTCATCCAGACGACGATGATCAACCGCAACGTCACCAACGACGGCTCGCCGCAATATGTGATGCGCGCCTACGCCCAGCCCTACAACTACACCAAGTACGGTCTGATCACGAACGGTCCGCTGCAGGGCATCGCCTTCGACCAGAACGGCAATCCGTTCCAGTTCCAGTACGGCTCGAACGGCGCGCCGGCCAAGAACGCCGCAGGCACGGTCAACGGCTGCTATCCGGGCTTCTGCGTCGGCGGCGACCTGTCGGGCAATGTCGACACCGGCCGCACCCTGCAGTCGGCGATCGAGCGCCGCATCGCCTATGGCCGGGTCGGCTACGACTTCGCCGAGAACAACGAGATCTACGCCGCCATCAACCTGGGCCAGGTCAAGACCCACAACCAACCGGTCAATGGCGAGAACCGTCCAGGCCTGACCCTGCAGTGCTCGAACCCGTTCGTGCCCGCGTCGGTGCAATCAGCCTGCGCCGCGGCTGGCGTGACCAGCTTCCAGTTCGGCACCAGCAACGCCGTCCTGCCCAACACCATTGTCCACACCGATCGCCGCCAGGAGCGCCTGGTGGTCGGCGCGAAGGGCCGCTTCGACTTCCTTGGCTCGCCTTGGGCCTATGACGCCTATTACGAGCACGGCGTGAATCGAACGAAGGTCGATGTCGATCACATCATCCTGAACCCGCGCTTCAACCAGGCGATCCAGGCCACGGTGGTCAACGGCGCGATCGTCTGCGCCGATCCGGTGGCGCGCGCCGCCGGCTGCCAGCCGCTGAACATCATCGGCGGCAAGCCCCCCTCGGCGGCCGCCCTCGCCTACGTTCAGCCTGAGAACGGCCCCTTCCAGCGCCTGCGCATGACCCAGGACGTGGCCAGCGCCAACTTCTCGGGCACGCCTCTGAACCTCTGGGCTGGCCCCCTGTCCGTGGCGTTCGGCGCCGAGTACCGCCGGGAGTACTATACCGTTCGCGCCGACGCCTACGGCGCTGGCGTCGCGGAAAAGAGCCCGAACACCGGCGCATATCCGGCCGATCCGGTGCTCTCGACGCTGGGCAACAACTGGTACGCCGGCAACTACAAGAACGGCGGCGGCAAGTATGACGTGAAGGAAGCGTTCCTAGAACTGGACCTGCCGCTGTTCGACAACGACAAGGCCGGCCGCGCCAATATCAACGGCGCTGCTCGCGTCACGGACTACAGCACCTCGGGCACCATCTGGACCTGGAAGGTTGGCGGCTCCTGGGCCACGCCGATCGACGGCCTGCGCCTGCGCGGGGTCACCTCGCGCGACGTCCGCGCGCCCAACCTGTCGGAGCTGTTCGCCGCGCCGGTCACGACCACCCTGCCCAACTTCCTCGACCCGACGCGCAACGTCACGGTCGTGGCGATCCAGAGCGTCGTCGGCAACCCGAACCTGACCCCCGAGATCGCGCGCAACACCGAACTGGGCGTCGTGCTGTCCAACCCGTCGTGGCTGCCGGGCTTCAGCGCCTCGTTCGACTATTACAAGATCAAGATGCGCGACGTGGTCTCGAGCCTGGGGGCGGCGCAGATCGTCGACTACTGCTATCGCAACATCCTGCCGCAGACCTGCGGGACCTATAATCTGAACAACCAGAACGGCCCGAACTACATCAACGTCCAGTCGTTCAACCTGGCCTCGATCAAGACCTCAGGCTTCGACATCGAGGCCAGCTATCGCTGGCAACGCCCCTTGGGCCTAGACGGTTCGCTGACCTTCCGGGCGCTCGCCACCCACATCCGTGAGTACCTGACCGATACGGGCCTGCCAGGAACGATCCCGACCGATTCCGCCGGCGTGAACACCGGCGCGACCCCGCACTGGAAGTGGCTGGCGATCCAGAGCTACGAGAACGAGCGCTTCACCCTCACCTTGCAGGAGCGCTGGTTCAGCAACGGCAACTACGGCAACCAGTACGTTGTCTGCGCCCCCGGCTCTTGCCCGGTGTCGACGGCGAACGCGCCGACGATCGACCAGAACTTCATGCCCGGCGCCTTCTATGTGGACGTCGGCGGCTCGTACAATATCCGCGAAGGCGTGGTCGGTTACGTCAAGGTCGACAACCTGTTCGATCGCGATCCGGCCAAGTCGCCCTCCTACGCCAATCCGGCCCTCTACGACATCATCGGCCGGACCTACCGCGCGGGCGTCCGCTTCAAGTTCTGA
- a CDS encoding response regulator yields MNALVLIVEDEREIAEILVGYLEREGFRTVTARDGQTAVELHQALRPDIVLLDVGLPKLDGWEVLAQLRRRGSTPVIMLTALDQDIDKLQALRIGADDYVVKPFNPLEVAARAKAVLRRALGRDAASVARAGPLDVDPVNHTATVNAPEGARRLTLTLTEFRLLLHMAQAPMRLYTRAELLDACLSGGDALERTVDSHLSKLRKKLEAAGAPGMLSNVRGLGYRLLGDQ; encoded by the coding sequence GTGAACGCCCTGGTTCTGATCGTTGAAGACGAGCGCGAGATCGCGGAGATTCTCGTCGGCTATCTGGAGCGCGAGGGATTCAGGACCGTCACGGCGCGCGATGGCCAGACGGCGGTCGAACTGCACCAGGCGCTCCGCCCCGATATCGTCCTGCTCGACGTCGGGCTGCCCAAGTTGGACGGCTGGGAGGTCCTGGCGCAGCTCCGCCGGCGCGGCTCGACGCCGGTGATCATGCTGACGGCGCTGGACCAGGATATCGACAAGCTGCAGGCGCTTCGGATCGGGGCGGACGACTATGTCGTCAAGCCTTTCAATCCGTTGGAGGTGGCCGCCCGCGCCAAGGCGGTGCTGCGCCGCGCCTTAGGCAGGGACGCGGCCTCGGTGGCCCGAGCGGGACCGCTGGATGTCGACCCCGTCAATCACACCGCGACGGTGAACGCGCCGGAGGGGGCGCGCCGGCTCACCTTGACCCTGACGGAGTTCCGCCTGTTGCTGCACATGGCCCAGGCGCCGATGCGTCTCTATACGCGCGCTGAGCTGTTGGACGCCTGCCTGTCAGGTGGAGACGCGCTGGAGCGGACCGTCGACAGCCATCTGAGCAAACTGCGCAAGAAGCTCGAGGCGGCCGGCGCGCCAGGCATGCTCTCCAATGTCCGAGGCCTGGGTTATCGCCTCCTGGGGGACCAATGA
- a CDS encoding HAMP domain-containing sensor histidine kinase — protein sequence MKAQSLSQRLNLAVVGITLATLILSLIFVAFAYGLLFQFAPKLLSAEDAILPAPIEWGMYSVCIVLGSIAASVVATRVARRMVEPLETLAEAARQIAGGDLSARAALTTPAPTEASQMIADFNAMADRLEKAVDDIVTWNSLIAHELRTPVTILKGRLQGLAEGVFLPEPALLLSLHQQADALARLVEDLRVVSLLDSGRLQLRTVEIDLASEIEGLARLVERDLDKAGFGLRMTLTSGRCVADPVRLRQAVLALVDNALKYAEPCVLEVATRVSDADVAISVIDAGPGMPESLTARAFEPFRRGDDVDMKSGSGLGLAVVRGIAEAHGGHVSYERRDGRSAFTITLPRTC from the coding sequence ATGAAAGCGCAGAGCCTATCGCAACGCCTCAACCTAGCGGTCGTCGGCATTACCTTGGCGACCTTGATCCTCAGCCTGATCTTCGTCGCCTTCGCTTACGGGTTGCTCTTTCAGTTCGCCCCCAAGCTCTTGTCCGCCGAGGACGCGATCCTGCCGGCTCCCATCGAATGGGGGATGTACTCGGTCTGCATCGTGCTGGGCAGTATCGCCGCCAGCGTGGTGGCGACGCGGGTCGCGCGAAGGATGGTAGAGCCGCTGGAGACCCTGGCCGAGGCCGCGCGCCAGATCGCTGGCGGCGATCTTTCGGCCAGAGCAGCTTTGACGACCCCGGCGCCCACGGAAGCCAGCCAGATGATCGCCGACTTCAACGCCATGGCGGATCGGCTTGAGAAGGCCGTCGACGACATCGTCACCTGGAACAGCCTGATCGCCCATGAACTGCGGACGCCGGTCACGATCCTCAAGGGGCGGCTGCAGGGTCTCGCCGAGGGCGTCTTCCTGCCCGAGCCGGCGCTCTTGCTATCCCTGCATCAGCAGGCGGACGCTCTGGCGCGGCTTGTCGAGGATCTGAGAGTCGTCAGTCTGCTCGATAGTGGTCGGCTGCAGCTGCGGACTGTCGAAATCGACCTGGCGTCCGAGATCGAGGGGCTTGCGCGTCTGGTCGAGCGCGACCTCGACAAGGCGGGCTTTGGCCTGCGCATGACCCTTACGAGCGGTCGCTGCGTCGCCGATCCCGTCCGCTTGCGGCAGGCGGTGCTGGCCCTTGTCGACAACGCGCTGAAATATGCGGAGCCGTGCGTCCTTGAGGTGGCCACGCGCGTCTCGGACGCCGACGTCGCCATCAGCGTCATCGACGCAGGACCAGGGATGCCGGAGAGCCTCACTGCACGAGCTTTCGAGCCGTTCCGACGTGGAGACGACGTCGACATGAAGTCCGGCTCGGGCCTCGGGCTAGCCGTCGTGCGCGGCATCGCCGAGGCCCATGGGGGGCACGTGAGCTACGAGCGCCGCGATGGTCGTTCAGCCTTCACCATCACGCTGCCGAGGACGTGTTAA
- a CDS encoding LacI family DNA-binding transcriptional regulator gives MAKNSGAIRGPTIIDVAAQAGVSPMTVSRVINDRPGVGPETRQAVNEAIRALGYTPNVAARSLVTSTELRIGVVYSNPSAAFMSDFLTGVFEEASIRGARLILLKGGEGGRPPSVAELKALVASGIRGVILAPPLGESPVVLRALSKAGLPMAAVGAYDVEDAICVRIDDRRAAYEMTRELISLGHRHLGFILGNPDQAASGQRLAGFQDAVRETPGVTTVIAQGDFSFASGLGAAEQLLEATPPPTAIFASNDDMAAAAVSVAHRRHLDVPRELTVVGFDDTPAAVTLWPPLTTVHQPVRKLAAEALGLLTAEIARTSPDSPARREHVLEHEIVARQSTAPLSLG, from the coding sequence TTGGCGAAGAATTCTGGAGCCATTCGCGGTCCCACCATCATCGACGTCGCGGCTCAAGCCGGCGTGTCGCCCATGACGGTCTCGCGCGTGATCAACGACCGTCCGGGCGTTGGTCCCGAGACCCGCCAGGCGGTCAATGAAGCCATTCGCGCACTGGGCTACACGCCGAACGTCGCGGCGCGCAGCCTTGTAACTTCGACCGAGCTGCGGATCGGCGTCGTCTATTCCAATCCCAGCGCCGCCTTTATGAGCGACTTCCTGACCGGCGTCTTCGAGGAAGCCTCCATCCGCGGCGCCCGCCTTATCCTTCTCAAGGGCGGCGAAGGCGGTCGGCCGCCCAGCGTCGCGGAACTGAAGGCGCTGGTGGCGTCCGGCATACGCGGCGTGATCCTGGCTCCGCCGCTGGGCGAGTCGCCTGTCGTCCTGCGCGCGCTCAGCAAGGCCGGCCTGCCGATGGCCGCCGTGGGCGCCTATGACGTCGAAGACGCGATCTGCGTGCGGATCGACGATCGCCGCGCCGCCTACGAGATGACCCGCGAACTGATCTCCCTGGGGCATCGCCATCTGGGCTTCATCCTGGGCAATCCCGATCAGGCGGCCAGCGGCCAGCGCCTAGCGGGCTTCCAGGACGCCGTGCGCGAGACCCCGGGCGTGACAACCGTGATCGCCCAAGGCGATTTCAGCTTCGCTTCAGGCCTGGGCGCCGCCGAGCAGCTGCTGGAAGCGACACCGCCGCCGACGGCGATCTTCGCTAGCAATGATGACATGGCCGCGGCGGCCGTTTCCGTCGCGCATCGTCGCCATCTGGACGTGCCGCGCGAACTGACCGTGGTGGGCTTCGACGATACGCCGGCCGCCGTCACCCTCTGGCCGCCGCTGACCACGGTCCATCAGCCGGTCCGCAAACTGGCCGCCGAAGCGCTAGGCCTGCTGACGGCCGAGATCGCCCGGACCTCGCCGGACAGCCCGGCGCGGCGCGAACACGTCCTCGAACACGAGATCGTCGCGCGTCAGTCCACGGCGCCCCTTTCGCTCGGCTGA
- a CDS encoding multidrug efflux RND transporter permease subunit, with amino-acid sequence MPKFFIERPIFAWVIAIAIVMAGLMAIPRLPVARYPVVAPPTVSIYASYPGATPQAMNDSVVGLIERELSSVKNLLYFESSTDTSGSASITATFKPGTNPELAQVDVQNRLKTIEPRLPQAVRQTGVGVESAASNFLMMVSLRSVDGRDDEVALSDYMARNIADELKRVPGVGRVQMFGSERAMRIWVDPNKLTGFNLALSDVTAAIAAQNQQLAPGALGGEPTVKDQRVTVPLTADGQLQTVEQFKAIVLRANTSGSRVTLGDVARIELNSANFNFATRENGQPATALGVQLSPGGNAVRTAAAIQARLDELQKSAPPGMRLAIPFNTAPFVRVSIEKVVQTLVEAMALVFLVMFLFLQKVRYTLIPAIVAPIALLGTFTVMLAAGFSINVLTMFGMVLAIGIIVDDAIVVVEAVERIMATEGLSPKDATRKVMSEMTGAIIGITAVLAAVFIPMALADGSVGAIYRQFTLSMAVSILFSAFLALSLTPALCATLLKPIDGHAPKKGFFAWFDQRFDRLTQGYERLLGKVLRRGGRAMAAFGVVAAVTAGALLVLPSAFLPEEDQGYFMTSFQLPADATAQRTSEAVARFEHYARTRPAIETTQAVTGFSFSGQGPNTALIFTMLKDWNKRDGATSVGEVEAATEAMKVQREGEIMSVMPPSIDELGNSSGFTLALQDHANRGPEALIKAQTRLLELAAQSKLVTGVYPDGLPPGSTVRLDIDRQKAQALGVSFAAIGDTLSSALGSSYVNDFVNAGRLQQVIVQADAPFRMQLGDVLKLYVRNESGGMVALSEVVTPVWTKAPAQMTRFNGYPSVRLTGSAAPGVSSGQAIAEMERLAAQLPRGYAVAWTGQSLQEKLAGAQAPALLALSMLVVFLVLAALYESWSIPLSVMLAIPLGLIGALAAVLLRGLPNDVFFKVGLITIIGLSAKNAILIVEFARASRAEGMGLTEAAIHAAKLRLRPILMTSLAFALGVVPLVIASGASAETQHAIGTGVFGGMITGTLLTIILVPVFFVVVVGAAERLTGRHKAAPSEP; translated from the coding sequence ATGCCGAAGTTCTTCATCGAGCGGCCGATCTTCGCCTGGGTCATCGCGATCGCGATCGTGATGGCCGGCCTGATGGCGATCCCTCGCCTGCCCGTGGCGCGCTACCCGGTCGTGGCGCCGCCGACGGTCAGCATCTACGCCAGCTATCCCGGGGCCACGCCTCAGGCCATGAATGACTCGGTCGTTGGCTTGATCGAGCGCGAGCTCTCCAGCGTCAAGAACCTGCTCTATTTCGAGTCCTCGACCGACACGTCAGGCTCGGCCTCGATCACGGCGACCTTCAAGCCGGGCACGAACCCGGAGTTGGCCCAGGTCGACGTCCAGAACCGTCTGAAGACGATCGAGCCGCGCCTGCCTCAGGCCGTGCGCCAGACCGGCGTCGGCGTTGAAAGCGCCGCGTCCAACTTCCTGATGATGGTCAGCCTGCGCAGTGTCGACGGGCGTGACGACGAGGTGGCGCTCAGCGACTACATGGCTCGCAACATCGCCGATGAGCTGAAGCGCGTGCCGGGCGTCGGCAGAGTTCAGATGTTCGGATCCGAGCGCGCCATGCGGATCTGGGTCGATCCGAACAAGCTGACGGGCTTCAATCTCGCGCTGAGCGATGTCACGGCGGCGATCGCGGCCCAGAACCAGCAACTGGCGCCTGGCGCCCTGGGGGGCGAGCCCACGGTCAAGGACCAGCGCGTGACGGTGCCGCTGACCGCCGACGGCCAATTGCAGACCGTCGAGCAGTTCAAGGCCATCGTGCTGCGCGCCAACACCTCCGGCTCGCGGGTCACTCTGGGCGACGTCGCCCGTATCGAGCTGAACTCGGCCAACTTCAACTTCGCCACGCGCGAGAACGGCCAGCCCGCGACGGCGCTCGGCGTTCAGCTTTCGCCCGGCGGCAACGCCGTGCGCACCGCGGCGGCGATCCAGGCCCGGCTCGACGAGCTACAGAAATCCGCGCCGCCCGGCATGCGGCTGGCCATCCCGTTCAACACCGCCCCGTTCGTCCGCGTCTCGATCGAGAAGGTCGTCCAGACCCTGGTCGAGGCCATGGCGCTGGTGTTCCTGGTGATGTTCCTGTTCCTGCAGAAGGTCCGCTACACGCTGATCCCGGCCATTGTCGCGCCGATCGCCCTGTTGGGGACGTTCACCGTGATGCTGGCGGCGGGCTTTTCGATCAATGTGCTGACGATGTTCGGCATGGTGCTGGCGATCGGCATCATCGTCGACGACGCCATCGTCGTGGTCGAGGCGGTCGAGCGGATCATGGCGACCGAAGGCCTCTCGCCCAAGGACGCCACGCGCAAGGTCATGTCGGAGATGACGGGCGCGATCATCGGCATCACCGCCGTGCTGGCGGCCGTGTTCATCCCGATGGCTCTGGCCGACGGTTCGGTGGGCGCGATCTATCGCCAGTTCACCCTGTCGATGGCCGTGTCGATCCTGTTCTCGGCTTTCCTGGCGCTGTCTCTGACCCCGGCCCTGTGCGCGACCTTGCTCAAGCCGATCGACGGCCACGCGCCGAAGAAAGGCTTCTTCGCCTGGTTCGACCAGCGCTTCGATCGGCTGACCCAGGGCTACGAGCGCCTGCTGGGCAAGGTTTTGCGCCGCGGCGGACGCGCAATGGCCGCGTTCGGCGTCGTCGCCGCCGTCACGGCGGGCGCGCTTCTGGTGCTGCCGTCGGCTTTCCTGCCCGAGGAGGACCAGGGCTACTTCATGACTTCCTTCCAGCTGCCGGCCGACGCCACGGCCCAGCGCACCAGCGAGGCCGTCGCGCGCTTCGAGCACTACGCCCGCACGCGCCCGGCCATCGAGACGACCCAGGCCGTCACCGGCTTCAGCTTCTCGGGCCAAGGCCCCAACACCGCGCTGATCTTCACCATGCTCAAGGACTGGAACAAGCGCGACGGAGCCACCAGCGTCGGCGAGGTTGAGGCCGCGACCGAGGCCATGAAGGTCCAGCGCGAAGGCGAGATCATGTCGGTGATGCCGCCGTCGATCGACGAACTCGGCAACTCGTCCGGCTTCACCCTGGCGCTCCAGGACCACGCCAACCGCGGACCCGAGGCCCTGATCAAAGCTCAGACGCGCCTGCTCGAACTCGCGGCTCAGAGCAAACTGGTGACGGGCGTCTATCCCGACGGCCTTCCGCCCGGCTCGACGGTCCGGCTGGATATCGACCGGCAGAAGGCCCAGGCCCTGGGCGTTTCCTTCGCCGCGATCGGCGACACCCTGTCGAGCGCCCTGGGCTCAAGCTACGTCAACGACTTCGTCAACGCCGGCCGCCTGCAGCAGGTGATCGTCCAGGCCGACGCGCCGTTCCGAATGCAGCTCGGCGACGTGCTGAAGCTCTACGTCCGCAACGAGTCCGGCGGGATGGTCGCACTGTCCGAGGTGGTGACGCCGGTCTGGACAAAGGCGCCGGCCCAGATGACGCGCTTCAACGGCTACCCGTCGGTCCGCCTGACCGGATCGGCCGCGCCCGGCGTCTCAAGCGGCCAGGCCATAGCCGAGATGGAGCGACTGGCCGCCCAACTGCCCAGGGGCTACGCGGTCGCCTGGACCGGGCAGTCGCTGCAGGAGAAATTGGCGGGCGCCCAGGCCCCCGCCCTGCTCGCCCTGTCGATGCTGGTCGTCTTCCTGGTCCTGGCGGCGCTCTATGAAAGCTGGTCGATCCCGCTGTCGGTGATGCTGGCCATCCCGCTGGGCCTGATCGGCGCCCTGGCCGCGGTGCTCCTGCGAGGCCTGCCCAACGACGTCTTCTTCAAGGTCGGGCTGATCACCATCATCGGCCTATCGGCCAAGAACGCCATCCTGATCGTCGAGTTCGCCAGGGCCAGCCGCGCTGAGGGCATGGGGCTCACCGAGGCCGCCATCCATGCCGCCAAGCTCCGCCTGAGACCGATCCTGATGACCAGCCTCGCCTTCGCGCTGGGCGTCGTCCCCCTGGTCATCGCCTCGGGCGCCAGCGCCGAAACCCAGCACGCCATCGGCACCGGCGTATTTGGTGGAATGATCACCGGCACCTTGCTGACGATCATCCTGGTTCCCGTCTTCTTCGTCGTGGTCGTCGGCGCCGCTGAGCGCCTAACCGGACGACACAAAGCCGCTCCGTCGGAGCCCTGA